In Plasmodium gaboni strain SY75 chromosome 11, whole genome shotgun sequence, the following proteins share a genomic window:
- a CDS encoding hypothetical protein (conserved Plasmodium protein, unknown function), translating into MEKKKMSTRNINNNISSNVNNNMNNNVNNNVNNNVNHNGNNNGNNNVNNNLNNNLNNNPNNNLNDNMNNNMNNNMNNNMNNNMNNNMNNNMNTCQNGNFYGAYNKQSKDISLPFHKNSMNEINLISKNIDVDKGSFVKSNIFNNILNENNILYNDINKVNYDDDNNNIIFVNEKQYDRILKRRLRKVKQDIDRNRKVRVYISIQKKKTYPEFFSSNTNNFSLISPHRHSLHHALINPHSHPYQLPMNNNINTSLYNYDWSSNDSFFKKNNEHSNSLITLFENMKPIFDNKNNQNYENYISQNNFNPYANNNMTTNDEYNKYINICDINNINHLNNVQEINNFQHLNSLDNYNNIQTLNVYNNHINNISEFTNSISPNYNMYEQYNK; encoded by the coding sequence AtggagaaaaaaaaaatgtcaaccagaaatattaataataatataagtaGCAATGTCAATAATAACatgaataataatgtaaataataatgtaaataataatgtaaatcataatggaaataataatggaaataataatgtgaataataatttgaataataatttgaataataaCCCAAATAAcaatttaaatgataatatgaataataatatgaataataatatgaacaataatatgaataataatatgaacaataatatgaataataatatgaacacTTGTCAAAACGGAAACTTTTATGGAGCTTATAATAAACAGAGCAAAGATATTTCTTTACCCTTCCATAAAAATAGTATGAACgaaataaatttaatttctaaaaatatagatgTAGATAAAGGAAGTTTTGtaaaaagtaatatatttaataacattttaaatgagaataatatattatataatgatataaataaagtgaattatgatgatgataataataatataatttttgtaaATGAAAAACAATATGATCGTATATTAAAAAGGAGATTACGTAAAGTCAAACAAGATATAGATAGGAATAGAAAAGTTCGTGTATATATTAGtatacaaaaaaagaaaacataCCCAGAgtttttttcttctaaCACAAATAATTTCAGTCTTATATCACCACATCGTCATTCTCTTCATCATGCTCTTATAAATCCACATTCTCATCCTTATCAACTTCcaatgaataataatattaatacatcattatataattatgattGGAGTTCAAATGattccttttttaaaaaaaacaatgAACATTCAAATAGTTTAATTACCCTCTTTGAAAATATGAAACCaatatttgataataagaataatcAAAACtatgaaaattatatttcaCAAAATAACTTTAATCCATATgcaaataataatatgacaacaaatgatgaatataataaatatattaatatttgtgatataaataatataaatcatCTAAATAACGTAcaagaaataaataactTCCAACATCTAAATAGCTTAGACAATtacaataatatacaaacattaaatgtatataataaccacattaataatataagcGAATTTACAAATTCGATAAGTCcaaattataatatgtatgaGCAATATAACAagtaa
- a CDS encoding putative alternative splicing factor ASF-1, giving the protein MKKIINSGNRLYVGNIPGSATRQELIKIFEEYGKISDMDIKYNRNSNGTNYAFIEYENPKSAEKTIQKRNGRKFKGYMLKVEYSIEKKNRDLNDIYRSEYRVVVKHFPRFFKNIKEFLSRAGKVLYIHKDNGFIIAEYEDKESMIKAINTLDRTIYNSKRKVYVRVFKDIPYDYSDVNLIDYTMVFSSTKNENITPKELN; this is encoded by the coding sequence atgaaaaaaatCATCAATAGTGGTAATAGATTATATGTTGGTAATATCCCAGGTTCAGCAACAAGACAAGAgttgataaaaatatttgaagAATATGGAAAGATATCAGATATggatataaaatataatcGTAATAGTAATGGAACTAATTATGCATTTATTGAATATGAGAATCCTAAGAGTGCTGAGAAAACTATACAAAAAAGGAATGGAAGGAAATTTAAAGGATATATGTTAAAAGTAGAATATAgtatagaaaaaaaaaatagagatctaaatgatatatatagatCTGAATATAGAGTTGTTGTAAAACATTTCCCTCgattttttaaaaatataaaagaatttttaTCAAGAGCAGGTAAAGTActttatattcataaagATAATGGTTTTATTATTGCTGAATATGAAGATAAAGAAAGTATGATTAAAGCTATTAATACATTAGATAGAACTATTTATAATTCAAAAAGAAAAGTTTATGTTCGAGTATTTAAAGACATACCTTATGATTATTCGGATGTAAATCTTATCGATTATACTATGGTCTTCTCATCAACcaaaaatgaaaatataacTCCAAAGGAActaaattaa
- a CDS encoding hypothetical protein (conserved Plasmodium protein, unknown function): protein MKSNLFTYENIFKNKNINIIDKIKEKRKSTQDFNDVTIKEKENDNFHINNKDIQIETSNQKENEENIHIDKNNINNEDICKNDKNVDICQSLLGQNNLEYTNNNTNGFNNISEDNFHNFKLKKKKNDISSLFDDNTYDKDIAYNEKEEKEEKDEKEEKEEKEEKDEKDEKEEKEEKDEKEEKDEKDEKDDKRFDKNFDKHSFFLSPSVVIEPQEEFSSYINSINNNKMSNNNSNNNDDDINNTYSNNRNHIFCDEVQNFNVIDQRENKSNENFHINKKENVENHFNNDYKKDFLVDQNYNDEYPNEDINKYMNNNEGEKLIIDKEKQNNGDNYHHGNNIKICEQLNKDPLIIYSHKTYLHDYNLNDTSSEHINIENLLKDKNDEQEQNKSDNNQKDYDKITERISLNNNMDNNSFICNNKNERKDCEYNEKEKEHMKMNIHNIHNIHNIHNIHNIHNIHNIHNIHNIPNIPNINNNKCDYDDMNMYHKGDNLHMNVTTIRDNKNNHDINLKNDDINIQGVNKNIHVSFCFGNNGTFFYSKNSKIKYQYLINIIEINMNKKRKKHINIEKKNDENNININGNTNININSNSNSNNNIDSNDIYQCHNNMEKFIYCIKNFPGPFSRKSNKVDHKIEEFLKGYINMNKSRTTNDNIFEDIQKNCLYNYLLNILKKPYLTNFNLKEISIEKKNDTNKNNNNNNKGNNIISYFLDNYQDKKDIKDNLYSSDYFNDDDDEDGDSLSNNEMDEFDINEYVQNDSNKIKKYDETKKNNNHINMYNHTNNNSNNIIMNNHLYNGNMKYMFQMNNNVDKTEKNVLNKEEKKCYTDIYENNKNINDICINNNTYLFFDFINKEFIMELYKLENKNERITHDDIYLLYFHMCIYNSKKATNICIKKELYKYFFLVLRKYNKKKYYKMLDKYISYIKRSINNELEMKNDMKNIYKIYNYNIYDEICTEAFVFFLCILNKKNMVFKKDILVNYWYVFYTLIFHNFIFQYKENEIQFDDYKEDIINFFIYLIHLLYEKKKNAEAQFLLLLISNNPFVFAFSPCKKNDDNNLEDINNIHSAKYCSNKIYSDHIDGNNKNININNINSINSINNINNINNNNNNYIRSNNSHNNNYTHSNNFYKHSHIEESNGVGYCGLLNSHFDIMCFQVSDIYEYMCRYEKDDFFFEQLIFYKIIYAYILLEYGILSQAQRYVEILYYYIDVIKNDRKKNSYLLYLYDTLLDRTKYIFTTTNKDILSLQRKSYIPSDDIIYTYKFISNSGITTTIPRDNMTDHFMDNNYSNNMKGYVNYNNMNDTNVNYINGYTTINTDISAFNNSPIHNRNKTIHLQTQENINEYYNVKTNRTVTDYLGKKNVDSNIKEEGHQTSMFDIFKNNYNNQSYNENENIQSCDMLNGDSSTNMNMDSSNVHIQNGSASVHQTINNNIYHNNNNNNNMYHNNNMYYHHNNNIYHHHNNNKNYAYEHASSNVNPSSYFASEQNEAPYNFTIDNNNNNNNNNIGTNYNLSNVNSNTHHHMYNDINKHVSTHEKSIEGTYNYNVHNNNNNITSVYSQNFSNVVEQNNNVKDTFQVQNENGTMCGPLNAHINTHNSLYGNTKNIEENVTNNIKKKDDNMNVRNNNMKINNINLQNCRDNNLSSSQEQQQSANENNMDLINMGKSFISGFFSNIKEKIKKTEYMQEEEEEENIFYYDYEKKRWREKGVTSDEEKEREKQKLEKQMAMKNISPPPTGLNYSSERNKNPLNMTDVRSRYVDYFN from the coding sequence atgaaaagtAACTTATTTACgtatgaaaatatttttaagaataaaaatataaatataattgataaaattaaagaaaaaaggaaaagCACACAGGACTTCAATGATGTAACCataaaagaaaaggaaaatgataatttccatataaataacaaGGATATACAAATTGAGACAAGTAACCAAAAAGAgaatgaagaaaatatacatatagataaaaataatattaataatgaggatatttgtaaaaatgataaaaatgtaGATATTTGTCAATCTTTATTAGGTCAGAATAATTTGgaatatacaaataataatacaaatggatttaataatatatcagaagataattttcataattttaaattaaaaaaaaaaaaaaatgacaTATCTTCTCTTTTTGATGATAATACATATGATAAAGATATAGCTTATAATGAAAAGGAAGAAAAGGAAGAAAAGGATGAAAAGGAAGAAAAGGAAGAAAAGGAAGAAAAGGATGAAAAGGATGAAAAGGAAGAAAAGGAAGAAAAGGATGAAAAGGAAGAAAAGGATGAAAAGGACGAAAAGGATGATAAACGttttgataaaaattttgataaACATTCATTTTTCTTATCACCTTCTGTGGTTATCGAACCACAAGAAGAATTTTCttcttatataaatagcataaataataataaaatgagCAACAACAATAGcaataataatgatgatgatataaaCAACACTTATAGTAATAATAGGaatcatattttttgtgATGAGGTGCAAAATTTTAATGTAATAGATCAAAgagaaaataaaagtaatgaaaatttccatataaataaaaaggagAATGTAGAAaatcattttaataatgattataaaaaagatttTTTAGTAGATCAGaattataatgatgaaTATCCTAATGAggatataaataaatatatgaataataatgaaggagaaaaattaattattgataaagaaaaacaaaataatgGAGACAATTATCATCAtggtaataatataaaaatttgtGAACAATTAAATAAGGACCcattaataatttattcGCATAAGACATATTTGCatgattataatttaaatgataCAAGTAGtgaacatataaatattgaaaatttattaaaagataaaaatgacgaacaagaacaaaataaaagtgataataatcaaaaggattatgataaaattaCTGAAAGGATAagtttaaataataatatggataacaattcttttatatgtaataacaaaaatgaaagaaaaGATTGTGAATACAATGAAAAGGAAAAAGAGCATatgaaaatgaatattCACAATATTCACAATATTCACAATATTCACAATATTCACAATATTCACAATATTCAcaatattcataatattcataatattcCTAATATTCctaatattaataataataagtGTGATTATGATGATATGAACATGTATCATAAAGGTGATAATTTACATATGAATGTAACTACCATCAgagataataaaaacaatcATGATATTAATcttaaaaatgatgatataaacATACAAGGtgttaataaaaatatacatgTTAGTTTTTGCTTTGGTAATAATGgaacttttttttatagtaAAAATTCAAAGATTAAGTATCAGTATTTAATTAACATAATAGAGataaatatgaacaaaaaaagaaagaagcatataaatattgaaaagaagaatgatgaaaataatattaatattaatggtaatactaatattaatattaatagtaatagCAATAGTAATAACAATATTGATAGTAATGATATATACCAATgtcataataatatggagAAGTTCATTTATTGCATAAAAAACTTCCCAGGGCCCTTCAGCAGAAAAAGTAATAAAGTAGACCATAAAATAGAAGAATTTTTAAAGggatatataaatatgaataaatcAAGAACAacaaatgataatatttttgaagATATTCAAAAGaattgtttatataattatttattaaatattttaaaaaaaccATATTTAActaattttaatttaaaagaaatttcaattgaaaaaaaaaatgatacaaataaaaataataataataataataaaggaaataatattatttcgTATTTTTTAGATAATTATCAAGAcaaaaaagatataaaagataatttatattcatctgattattttaatgatgatgatgatgaagatgGAGATAGTTTATCGAATAATGAAATGGATGAAtttgatataaatgaatatgtTCAAAATGATtctaataaaataaaaaaatatgatgaaacaaaaaaaaataacaatcatataaatatgtataaccatacaaataataatagtaataatattataatgaataatcatttatataatggtaacatgaaatatatgtttCAAATGAACAATAATGTTGATAAGacagaaaaaaatgtattaaataaagaGGAGAAAAAATGCTACACTGatatttatgaaaataataaaaatataaatgatatatgtataaataataatacttatcttttttttgattttataaataaagaatttattatggaattatataaactagaaaataaaaatgaacGTATTACTCatgatgatatatatttattatattttcatatgtgtatatataatagtaaGAAAGCTACAAACatttgtataaaaaaagaattatataaatatttctttttggttttaagaaaatataataaaaagaaatattataaaatgttagataaatatattagtTATATCAAGAGGTCGattaataatgaattagaaatgaaaaacgatatgaaaaatatttacaaaatatataattataatatatatgatgaaataTGTACTGAAGCTTTTGTATTctttttatgtatattgaataaaaaaaatatggtttttaaaaaagatatattagTTAATTATTGGTATGTATTTTATacattaatttttcataattttatatttcaatatAAGGAAAATGAAATTCAGTTTGACGATTATAAAGAagatataattaatttttttatatatcttatacatttattatatgagaaaaaaaaaaatgcaGAAGCGCAATTTTTACTTTTGTTAATATCGAACAATCCTTTTGTGTTTGCCTTTTCACcttgtaaaaaaaatgatgataataatttagaggacattaataatattcatagTGCTAAATATTGTagtaataaaatttatagTGATCATATTGatggtaataataaaaatattaatattaacaatattaatagtattaatagtattaataatattaataatattaataataataataataattacattcgtagtaataatagtcataataataattacaCTCATAGTaacaatttttataagCATTCACACATAGAAGAATCCAATGGTGTTGGTTATTGTGGATTGTTGAATTCTCATTTTGATATTATGTGCTTTCAAGTTAgtgatatatatgaatatatgtgtagatatgaaaaagatgattttttttttgaacagcttattttttataaaattatatatgcataCATTTTATTAGAATATGGTATTCTTTCACAAGCACAACGATATgtagaaatattatattattacattgatgtaataaaaaatgacagaaaaaaaaattcgtatttattatatttatatgatacCTTATTAGAtagaacaaaatatatatttacaacAACAAATAAAGATATCTTATCATTACAAAGAAAGTCATATATCCCCAGtgatgatattatatatacttataaGTTTATATCTAATTCTGGCATCACTACAACAATACCTAGAGATAATATGACCGATCATTTTATGgataataattatagtaataatatgaaaggatatgtaaattataataatatgaatgatactaatgttaattatataaatggaTATACAACTATCAATACTGACATAAGTgcatttaataattctcCTATACataatagaaataaaacTATACATTTACAAACacaagaaaatataaatgaatattataatgtaAAAACAAATAGAACAGTAACAGATTATttaggaaaaaaaaatgttgaTTCCAACATAAAAGAAGAGGGACATCAAACCTCAATgtttgatatatttaaaaataattataataatcaatcttataatgaaaatgagAACATTCAATCATGTGATATGTTAAATGGTGATAGTAGTACAAATATGAATATGGATAGTTCCAATGTTCATATTCAAAATGGATCTGCAAGTGTTCATCAAACGatcaataataatatataccacaataataataataataataatatgtatcataataataatatgtattatcaccataataataatatatatcatcaccataataataataaaaattatgcTTATGAACATGCTTCGTCCAATGTAAACCCTTCCTCATATTTTGCCTCAGAACAAAATGAGGCACCTTACAATTTTACAATtgacaataataataataataataataataatataggAACAAATTATAACCTCTCAAATGTAAATAGTAATACGCATCATCATATgtataatgatataaataaacatgTAAGTACACATGAGAAAAGTATTGAAGgtacatataattataatgttcataataataataataatataacatcTGTGTATTCTCAAAACTTTTCAAATGTTGtagaacaaaataataatgttaaGGACACGTTCCAAGttcaaaatgaaaatgGAACCATGTGTGGTCCATTAAATGCTCATATAAATACGcataattctttatatggtaatacaaaaaatatagaagaaaatgttaccaacaatataaaaaaaaaagatgacAATATGAATGTAAggaataataatatgaagattaataatataaatctCCAAAATTGTcgtgataataatttatcatCATCACAAGAACAGCAACAATCTGCAAATGAAAATAACATGGATCTTATAAATATGGGCAAAAGTTTTATTTCGGGTTTCTTTTCAAatataaaggaaaaaattaaaaaaactGAATATATGCAggaagaagaagaagaagaaaatattttctattatgattatgaaaaaaaacGTTGGAGAGAAAAAGGTGTAACTTCTGATGAAGAAAAGGAAAGAGAAAAGcaaaaattagaaaaacaaatggctatgaaaaatatatccCCACCACCTACTGGTTTAAATTATTCATCagaaagaaataaaaatccTTTAAATATGACTGATGTTCGTAGTAGGTATGttgattattttaattaa
- a CDS encoding hypothetical protein (conserved Plasmodium protein, unknown function~part of same gene as PGSY75_1120000B~gap found within coding sequence): MAKKKKQIHLNIIDFQKYYQTDDLLLDTSISTEKKTVDSQKFIRKNRTLEKDEVVQNIDWRTFDNEKEKEKETNNENTSNVNKIKSPGQEKKNFKKNNDVITLGARNKNKSTNLNADDLDFTNLRNKKKENEDVDFANLRNKKKEDDMDFSNLRNKKKEDEDVDFSSVRNKKKEDDLDFSNVRNKKKEDEDVEFSNLRNKKKEDDLDFSNVRNKKKEDDMDFSDIRNKKKEDDLDFSNLRNKKKEDDMDFSNLRNKKKEDDLDFSNLRNKNKEESKGNDTNKSEKPLYLRRLEEYRKKKKLESKANEAEMKVNEKEQTDNKSEKPLYLRRLEEYRKKKKLESKANEAEMKVNEKEQTDDIQERKEEINKEIKEDVKEDIKEEVKEEVKEEVKEEVKEEVKEEVKEEVKEEIKEEIKEEIKEEVKEEIKEEIKEEIKEEIKDEVNEVKEELKNEIPSETTKEEINKEQKKEETEKKKFIPKRVIMYQQELKEKEERNLKLLEEQRKERELRLQQIRSKIQGTSSTFIPSAKLKHLESLKEEKKKDVKTNIPPKDNNNNNNITALKNNKNEEQNVIKKKSIFLEIAEKTENAKIVEKTDIEEIAKKKREELYKKQLEKITKKNEEHIKYNNIYKHDVNIIKNFYNEIKDKIIQNYYFNQDDCISLCSILKTDDCNYMESHVPFYVAISIFMLSLPQKLQIDDYFKRASNIKNLLIYLKE; this comes from the exons atggcaaaaaaaaaaaaacaaatacatttgaatataattgattttcaaaaatattatcaaactgatgatttattattagatACCTCCATATCcacagaaaaaaaaacagtAGATAGTCAAAAatttataagaaaaaacaGAACGTTAGAAAAGGATGAAGTGGTTCAAAATATAGACTGGAGAACATTtgataatgaaaaagaaaaagaaaaagaaacaaataATGAGAATACTTcaaatgtaaataaaataaaaagtccgggacaagaaaaaaaaaattttaaaaaaaataatgatgtTATAACATTAGGAGCAcgtaataaaaataaatcaacCAATTTAAATGCTGATGATTTAGATTTTACAAACTTGAGaaacaaaaagaaagaaaatgaagatgTTGATTTCGCAAatttaagaaataaaaaaaaagaagatgATATGGACTTTTCAAatttaagaaataaaaaaaaagaagatgAAGATGTTGATTTTTCAAGTGtaagaaataaaaagaaagaagATGATTTAGATTTCTCAAATGtaagaaataaaaagaaagaagATGAAGATGTTGAGTTCTCAAatttaagaaataaaaagaaagaagATGATTTAGATTTTTCAAATgtaagaaataaaaaaaaagaagacGATATGGACTTTTCTgatataagaaataaaaagaaagaagATGATTTAGACTTTTCAAatttaagaaataaaaagaaagagGATGATATGGACTTTTCTAatttaagaaataaaaagaaagagGATGATTTAGACTTTTCAAATTTgagaaataaaaataaagaagaatCCAAGGGAAATGATACAAATAAAAGTGAGAAACCACTTTATCTAAGAAGATTAGAAgaatatagaaaaaaaaagaaactTGAGAGTAAAGCAAATGAGGCAGAAATGAAAGTGAACGAAAAGGAACAAACAGATAATAAAAGTGAGAAACCACTTTATCTAAGAAGATTAGAAgaatatagaaaaaaaaagaaactTGAGAGTAAAGCAAATGAGGCAGAAATGAAAGTGAACGAAAAGGAACAAACAGATGATATTCAAGAAagaaaagaagaaataaataaagagataaaagaagatgtgaaagaagatataaaagaagaagTAAAAGAAGAAGTAAAAGAAGAAGTAAAAGAAGAAGTAAAAGAAGAAGTAAAAGAAGAAGTAAAAGAAGAGgtaaaagaagaaataaaagaagaaataaaagaagaaataaaagaagaagtaaaagaagaaataaaagaagaaataaaagaagaaataaaagaagaaataaaagaCGAAGTAAATGAAGTTAaagaagaattaaaaaatgaaatacCAAGTGAAACAACgaaagaagaaataaataaagaacagaaaaaggaagaaaccgaaaaaaagaaatttatTCCTAAAAGAGTTATTATGTATCAACaagaattaaaagaaaaagaagaaagaAATTTGAAATTATTAGAAGAACAAAGAAAAGAGAGAGAACTGAGATTACAACAAATTAGAAGTAAAATCCAAGGTACTTCATCAACTTTTATTCCATCTGCAAAATTAAAGCATTTGGAATCTTTAAAAGaggaaaagaaaaaagatgtaaaaacaaatatacctcctaaagataataataataataataatattactgctttaaaaaataataaaaatgaagaacaaaatgttattaaaaaaaaaagtatattCTTAGAAATAGCTGAAAAAACAGAAAATGCAAAAATTGTTGAAAAAACAGATATTGAAGAAAtagcaaaaaaaaagagagAAGAACTTTACAAAAAACaattagaaaaaattacaaaaaaaaatgaagaacatataaaatataataatatttataaacatgatgtaaatataataaagaatttttataatgaaataaaagataaaataattcaaaattattattttaatcAAGACGATTGTATTTCCTTATGTTCAATCTTAAAAACGGATGAct GTAACTATATGGAGAGTCACGTACCTTTTTATGTGGCTATATCCATTTTTATGTTAAGTCTCCCACAGAAACTTCAAATTGACGATTATTTCAAGAGAGCTAGCAATATCAAAAACCTTCtcatttatttaaaagaa
- a CDS encoding hypothetical protein (conserved Plasmodium protein, unknown function~part of same gene as PGSY75_1120000A~gap found within coding sequence): YSGVISKSSFIKWFQDDDSYTELKSKAMLQLIYWHKWLTEEEKKDQEEDMDELDDTEEKNISDVSDIEKNVPKNFIFKKIKKKLF, translated from the exons ATATTCTGGAGTTATATCAAAAAGTTCCTTTATAAAG TGGTTCCAAGATGATGATTCATATACAGAATTAAAAAGTAAAGCTATGTTACAG TTAATATATTGGCATAAGTGGCTAACCGAAGAAGAAAAGAAGGACCAAGAAGAAGATATGGATGAATTAGATGACAcagaagaaaaaaatataagtgATGTTTCagatatagaaaaaaatgtcccaaaaaatttcatttttaaaaaaattaaaaagaagCTCTTCTAA
- a CDS encoding putative phosphoglycerate mutase — protein MTTYTLVLLRHGESTWNKENKFTGWTDVPLSEKGEEEAVAAGKYLKEKNFKFDVVYTSVLKRAICTAWNVLKTADLLHVPVVKTWRLNERHYGSLQGLNKSETAKKYGEEQVKIWRRSYDIPPPKLDKEDSRWPGHNVVYKNVPKDALPFTECLKDTVERVLPFWFDHIAPDILANKKVMVAAHGNSLRGLVKHLDNLSEADVLELNIPTGVPLVYELDEHLKPIKHYYLLDSEELKKKMDEVANQGKAK, from the exons ATGACAACTTATACTTTAGTTCTTTTAAGACATG GTGAAAGTACATGGAACAAGGAAAACAAGTTCACAGGATGGACCGATGTTCCTTTAAGTGAAAAGGGAGAAGAAGAAGCAGt agCTGCTGGAAAATACCTTAAGGAAAAGAATTTCAAATTCGACGTTGTTTATACATCAGTTTTAAAGAGAGCAATATGCACAGCCTGGAATGTATTAAAAACAGCTGACCTTTTACATGTTCCAGTTGTTAAAACATGGAGATTAAATGAAAGGCACTATGGTTCCCTTCAAGGTTTAAACAAATCAGAAACAGCCAAGAAGTATGGAGAGGAACAAGTCAAAATATGGAGAAGATCTTATGATATCCCTCCACCAAAATTAGATAAGGAAGATAGCAGATGGCCAGGACACAATgttgtatataaaaatgtacCAAAGGATGCATTACCATTTACTGAATGTTTAAAAGATACTGTTGAACGAGTTTTACCATTTTGGTTTGATCACATTGCACCTGACATTTTAGcaaataaaaaagttatGGTAGCTGCACATGGAAATAGTTTAAGAGGATTAGTCAAACATTTAGATAACTTAAGTGAAGCTGATGTATTAGAACTTAACATTCCAACAGGTGTACCTTTAGTTTATGAATTAGATGAACACTTAAAGCCAATAAAACACTATTATTTATTGGACAGtgaagaattaaaaaagaagatgGATGAAGTAGCCAACCAAGGAAAAgcaaaataa
- a CDS encoding hypothetical protein (conserved Plasmodium protein, unknown function), which yields MSAIKNAVTYYFAIVSLFSAVFLSIIGLMLLYDSDSLELHGDKSEKVKPSFICAGVYFCILVVSSIMIIRNNHKAKKYQTKTI from the exons atGTCTGCCATAAAAAACGCGGTCACGTATTACTTTGCCATCgtatcattattttctgCAGTTTTTTTGTCAATCATTGGTcttatgttattatatgattCCGATTCGCTAGAATTACATGGAGACAAATCAGAAAAGGTTAAACCTTCATTTATTTGTGCAGGG GTATATTTTTGCATATTAGTAGTTAGTAGCATTATGATAATTCGAAATAATCACAAAGCCAAAAAATATCAAACCAAAACCATATAA